A stretch of Imperialibacter roseus DNA encodes these proteins:
- the udk gene encoding uridine kinase produces the protein MKEPLVVGMTGGSASGKTLFLSSLIEIFQENEICLVSQDNYYKSRDTQPVDENGVKNFDTPLSIDFDEFRHDLEELKRGNTVQRQEYTFNNPNVTPKNLVFKPSPIIIAEGIFVFYDKELSSLFDLKLFIEAKNYLMLKRRITRDALERGYDLDDVLYRYEKHVAPTFEKYIEPLKHEADIIIPNNHHFKKALQVVVAYLKMELAGRKA, from the coding sequence ATGAAAGAACCACTTGTTGTAGGAATGACTGGAGGTAGTGCTTCAGGAAAAACGTTGTTTCTTAGCAGCTTGATTGAAATTTTTCAGGAAAACGAAATCTGCCTCGTTTCTCAAGACAATTACTATAAATCAAGAGACACGCAACCAGTTGATGAAAACGGCGTCAAAAATTTCGACACTCCTCTTTCGATAGATTTCGACGAATTTCGGCACGACCTGGAGGAACTCAAAAGAGGCAATACGGTGCAGAGGCAGGAGTATACCTTTAACAACCCCAACGTCACTCCAAAGAACCTGGTCTTTAAGCCCTCTCCAATAATTATTGCAGAGGGTATTTTTGTGTTCTACGATAAAGAACTCTCCAGCCTTTTCGACCTCAAGCTTTTCATTGAAGCCAAGAACTACCTCATGCTCAAGCGCCGGATAACCAGGGATGCCCTGGAAAGGGGATATGATTTGGATGACGTGCTCTACCGCTATGAGAAACATGTGGCCCCTACGTTCGAAAAGTACATAGAGCCCCTTAAGCATGAGGCGGATATCATCATACCCAACAACCATCATTTTAAAAAAGCCCTTCAGGTGGTGGTTGCTTATCTGAAAATGGAATTGGCCGGCAGAAAGGCATAA
- the rdgB gene encoding RdgB/HAM1 family non-canonical purine NTP pyrophosphatase, whose amino-acid sequence MIEICIASNNAHKLKEIKEILGESYQLLSLSDIGCTEDIPETQPTIEGNSLQKAQYIWDHYKINCLADDTGLLVDALNGEPGVVSARYAGDHRRGDDNIALLLNKLDGNPQRDAHFKTVMTFIDAGSIYQFEGKVFGKITTRITGAGGFGYDPVFLPEGKTLTFAEMGSKEKNAISHRGRALAKFAAFLKFQQMSASLK is encoded by the coding sequence ATGATCGAGATTTGTATTGCATCCAACAATGCACACAAGCTAAAGGAGATAAAAGAGATACTGGGGGAGAGCTATCAATTGCTCTCCCTTTCTGATATTGGCTGCACCGAAGACATCCCTGAAACGCAGCCAACCATTGAAGGGAACTCGCTTCAGAAGGCCCAATACATTTGGGATCATTATAAAATCAATTGCCTGGCAGATGATACAGGCCTGTTGGTCGACGCTCTCAACGGCGAACCGGGAGTTGTTTCTGCAAGGTATGCCGGTGACCACAGAAGGGGGGATGACAATATTGCCCTGCTGCTAAACAAACTCGATGGAAATCCGCAAAGAGATGCGCATTTCAAAACAGTAATGACCTTTATTGATGCAGGCAGCATTTATCAGTTCGAGGGAAAGGTGTTTGGAAAAATAACTACAAGGATCACAGGTGCAGGAGGCTTTGGGTATGACCCTGTTTTTTTACCTGAGGGTAAAACACTTACTTTTGCTGAAATGGGTAGCAAGGAAAAAAATGCGATAAGTCACAGGGGCAGGGCCCTGGCAAAGTTTGCTGCCTTTTTGAAGTTTCAGCAAATGTCGGCAAGCCTAAAATGA
- a CDS encoding FKBP-type peptidyl-prolyl cis-trans isomerase has product MVFRVRTAAVILFVATLAASLASCDLSVNEPDPVFDVEAQYKKDSIAIDEYLAKYGIEGVQTTESGLRYKVLEEGSGPAPNKNDIVSVHFTISRMDSAVIETTFTDVALKYNIYDSAIAYVPYKFNFGAGFVFSGFQVAGLKEGSQLMKLNDRFVFYLPSKLAFGQVAYGQIPANSPSVWELKMVQIR; this is encoded by the coding sequence ATGGTATTTAGAGTTAGAACAGCGGCGGTTATTTTGTTTGTTGCTACACTGGCAGCGTCACTTGCAAGCTGCGATCTTAGCGTGAACGAACCTGATCCCGTATTTGATGTGGAGGCGCAATACAAAAAGGACAGCATAGCCATAGACGAATATTTGGCTAAGTACGGCATTGAGGGCGTGCAGACTACGGAGAGTGGGCTCAGGTACAAAGTGCTGGAAGAAGGCAGCGGGCCTGCCCCCAATAAGAATGACATCGTTTCGGTGCACTTTACCATCAGTAGAATGGATAGCGCCGTAATAGAGACTACATTCACAGACGTGGCTTTGAAGTACAATATCTATGACTCGGCCATTGCCTACGTGCCTTACAAATTCAATTTTGGTGCTGGATTTGTTTTCTCAGGCTTTCAGGTGGCAGGGCTTAAAGAAGGCAGTCAGTTAATGAAATTGAATGACCGGTTTGTGTTCTACTTGCCTTCAAAATTAGCCTTTGGACAGGTTGCCTATGGGCAAATACCAGCCAACTCACCATCCGTGTGGGAGCTGAAAATGGTTCAAATTCGTTAA
- a CDS encoding FKBP-type peptidyl-prolyl cis-trans isomerase → MMKRISLLLLLVIGLVTLGCNKDDDPLTLQEQYDAIDKYIKKNDLKNVQTTTSGLRYTITREGAGAFPRVNEVVTVNYEGKLLSGKKFDSSYDRGEAFKFTLGVGKVIKGWDEGVALLPVGSEAILLIPSNLGYGTSGSGKDIGANQVLIFKIEVLDSKR, encoded by the coding sequence ATGATGAAGCGAATTTCTCTTCTTTTACTCTTGGTGATTGGATTGGTGACGTTGGGATGTAATAAGGACGATGATCCGCTTACGCTACAGGAACAATACGATGCTATCGACAAGTACATTAAGAAGAACGACCTGAAAAACGTGCAAACTACCACAAGTGGACTCAGGTACACAATCACCAGGGAAGGTGCAGGCGCCTTCCCCAGAGTGAACGAGGTAGTTACAGTCAACTACGAAGGCAAGCTGCTGAGTGGCAAGAAATTTGATTCATCTTATGACCGGGGTGAGGCTTTCAAGTTTACGCTTGGTGTTGGTAAAGTAATTAAAGGATGGGACGAGGGAGTGGCGTTGTTGCCTGTGGGCAGCGAAGCCATATTGCTCATCCCTTCAAATCTTGGCTATGGTACTAGCGGTTCAGGGAAAGATATAGGCGCTAATCAGGTTTTGATTTTTAAGATTGAGGTTTTAGACAGCAAAAGATAA
- a CDS encoding FKBP-type peptidyl-prolyl cis-trans isomerase codes for MFNKIKNLSGLLGLAALVIACGGADKFTTKSGAEVSYIRNGEGEKPSDGQILTMHISYLNENGNALFNSVEAGGGRPLPMLYNDSAWQTQGVLYEVFRELKKGDSVQFKMTAEALFEDTFGTQLPDSIKRGSLITFNCSLVDMMSEEQYQEEQMALQQAEMEKMQMEAEGQIIVDGEIIDKYLADNNITAQTTESGLRYVITKQGTGATPTPGSMVNVHYLGTTLAGEKFDASYDRGEPLQFVIGRGQVIPGWDEGIALLNTGAEATLYVPSSLAYGPRGAGAAIKPNEILKFEVVLVGIEQM; via the coding sequence ATGTTTAATAAAATTAAAAACCTATCGGGGTTGCTGGGACTGGCAGCTTTGGTAATTGCCTGTGGTGGTGCTGACAAATTTACAACGAAATCAGGGGCAGAGGTGTCTTACATCCGCAACGGCGAGGGAGAGAAACCTTCAGACGGCCAGATTCTTACTATGCACATCTCTTACCTCAATGAGAATGGAAATGCGCTATTCAATAGTGTAGAAGCCGGTGGAGGACGACCATTGCCTATGCTTTACAATGATTCGGCCTGGCAAACTCAGGGAGTACTTTACGAAGTGTTCCGTGAACTGAAAAAGGGAGACAGTGTGCAATTTAAAATGACTGCTGAAGCGCTATTTGAAGATACATTTGGAACTCAGCTGCCGGATTCTATCAAGAGAGGCAGTCTGATCACCTTCAATTGCAGCCTGGTGGATATGATGAGTGAGGAACAATATCAGGAAGAGCAGATGGCGTTGCAGCAAGCTGAAATGGAAAAAATGCAAATGGAGGCCGAAGGTCAAATTATAGTTGACGGCGAAATCATAGACAAATATTTGGCTGATAATAATATCACCGCTCAAACCACTGAGTCTGGCCTTCGCTACGTTATCACAAAGCAGGGAACCGGAGCGACACCGACTCCGGGAAGCATGGTAAACGTGCACTATCTGGGTACTACCCTTGCAGGTGAGAAATTCGATGCTTCTTACGATAGGGGTGAGCCATTACAGTTTGTTATTGGCAGAGGACAGGTGATTCCAGGCTGGGACGAAGGCATTGCCCTGCTTAACACAGGTGCTGAAGCCACATTGTACGTACCATCTTCTCTGGCATACGGACCGAGAGGAGCAGGAGCTGCAATTAAGCCGAACGAAATTTTAAAATTTGAAGTAGTGTTGGTTGGGATAGAACAAATGTAG
- a CDS encoding DHH family phosphoesterase, translating into MQQIDQFRDLLLQPKRIIITTHIKPDADALGSSLGLANYLLAKGHHVDVITPTDYPEFLAWMKGNDAVINFEDGNEALSAKLIDAADIIFCLDFSTLSRIEKVGELVAASNAVKVLIDHHLNPGDFADYSLWTIEAAATAELVFQLIEQLGDKSLIDNDIAECLYAGIMTDTGSFRHPSTSSRVHRIVADLIDSGADVTKVSKLIYDNNSIDRLKFLGFAFSQRLQVLPEFGVAYFVISKEDLKKFNSKNGDTEGLVNYALSIKGVVMAATIIERDGKVKMSFRSMGDFSVNQFARDHFDGGGHKNAAGGASTDSLEATVEKFKNLLPLYKEDLNKNISFLHV; encoded by the coding sequence ATGCAGCAAATTGACCAGTTCAGGGATTTACTCCTTCAACCCAAGCGAATAATCATCACTACCCATATAAAGCCAGATGCCGATGCATTGGGTTCTTCGTTGGGTTTGGCGAATTATCTTTTGGCAAAAGGGCATCATGTGGATGTGATTACCCCCACGGATTACCCTGAGTTTTTGGCCTGGATGAAGGGGAATGATGCTGTAATTAACTTCGAAGATGGAAATGAGGCGCTCTCGGCGAAGTTGATCGACGCAGCTGATATTATTTTCTGCCTCGATTTTTCCACGCTGTCCCGGATTGAAAAAGTGGGAGAGCTGGTGGCCGCCTCCAATGCAGTGAAGGTGCTCATCGACCATCACCTTAACCCGGGTGATTTCGCCGATTATAGCCTTTGGACGATAGAAGCTGCGGCAACCGCTGAGCTCGTTTTTCAGCTTATTGAGCAGCTGGGCGACAAGTCACTTATAGATAACGATATTGCAGAATGCCTGTATGCCGGCATTATGACCGACACGGGTTCATTTCGGCATCCTTCAACGTCATCCAGGGTTCACCGAATAGTGGCTGACCTGATAGACAGCGGTGCGGATGTCACCAAAGTGAGCAAACTGATTTATGATAACAACTCCATTGACAGGCTGAAGTTTTTAGGGTTCGCCTTTAGTCAAAGGTTGCAGGTGCTTCCCGAGTTTGGTGTTGCCTATTTTGTGATCAGCAAGGAAGACCTGAAGAAGTTCAACTCGAAGAATGGTGACACTGAGGGGCTTGTGAACTATGCCTTGTCAATAAAGGGCGTGGTGATGGCTGCTACAATCATCGAAAGAGACGGGAAGGTAAAAATGTCTTTCAGGTCGATGGGAGATTTTTCAGTCAACCAATTTGCCAGAGATCATTTTGATGGCGGGGGGCACAAAAATGCCGCTGGAGGAGCCTCCACTGATAGCCTGGAAGCTACTGTTGAAAAGTTCAAGAATTTATTGCCTTTATATAAAGAAGATTTAAACAAAAACATTTCATTCTTACATGTTTAA
- the ndk gene encoding nucleoside-diphosphate kinase encodes MAGSITFSMIKPDAYSAGNSGAILKMIEEAGFTIKAMKLTKLTPEVAGKFYEVHKERPFYGELCAYMSSAPIIALVLQKANAVEEFRKLIGATDPTKAADGTIRKIFAKSIEANAVHGSDSDENAAIEAGFFFSQFERV; translated from the coding sequence ATGGCAGGATCAATTACCTTTTCAATGATTAAGCCTGACGCTTACAGCGCAGGAAACTCCGGCGCAATCCTAAAAATGATTGAGGAAGCTGGGTTCACTATTAAAGCAATGAAGCTAACAAAGCTGACTCCTGAGGTCGCTGGTAAGTTCTACGAAGTACATAAGGAACGTCCTTTTTACGGTGAGCTTTGCGCCTACATGTCTTCAGCACCGATAATTGCACTGGTGCTTCAAAAAGCCAATGCAGTAGAAGAGTTTCGTAAATTAATTGGTGCCACCGACCCTACCAAGGCGGCCGATGGAACCATCCGTAAGATTTTTGCTAAATCAATTGAGGCAAATGCCGTGCATGGATCAGACTCAGACGAGAATGCTGCCATCGAAGCCGGCTTCTTTTTCTCTCAGTTCGAGAGGGTTTAA
- a CDS encoding segregation and condensation protein A, with the protein MDISQTDSSKFEIKLPLFEGPFDLLLFFIERDELDIHDIPISKITADFLDYLQHLESMNIEVASEFILVAATLMRIKAKMLLPRPVLDELGNEIDPREELVKHLLEYKKYKSVVEELSKMEADRLDREMRGNLEKELRSLSEINNVEAELQDIDLYKLLKVYMRVLERFEYEQKKPIHNVVQYPFTISSQRDFIMNKLGDAGRVSFANVMEDMPTKIAVIFNFLAILELLQMRMITIFIGEGFNNFWIEKLEGEEVVVLPEE; encoded by the coding sequence ATGGATATATCACAAACCGATTCTTCAAAGTTTGAAATCAAATTGCCATTGTTCGAAGGGCCGTTTGACCTGCTCTTGTTCTTTATTGAAAGAGACGAACTGGATATTCATGATATTCCCATCTCTAAAATTACTGCCGACTTTCTTGACTACCTGCAGCACCTCGAGTCAATGAATATTGAGGTGGCCAGCGAATTTATTCTGGTAGCAGCTACTTTGATGAGGATAAAGGCAAAGATGCTTTTGCCGAGACCTGTGTTGGATGAGTTAGGCAATGAAATCGACCCGAGAGAAGAGCTGGTTAAACACCTGCTTGAGTACAAAAAGTACAAGTCGGTGGTGGAGGAGCTTTCGAAAATGGAGGCAGACAGATTGGACAGAGAGATGAGGGGAAACCTCGAAAAAGAGCTAAGGTCTCTGTCAGAAATAAACAATGTGGAAGCCGAGTTGCAGGATATCGACCTTTACAAACTGCTGAAAGTGTATATGCGGGTGTTGGAGAGGTTCGAGTATGAGCAGAAAAAACCGATACACAATGTAGTGCAATACCCGTTCACCATTTCCAGTCAAAGGGACTTCATCATGAATAAACTGGGTGATGCTGGCCGGGTGTCGTTTGCTAATGTAATGGAAGATATGCCGACGAAAATTGCCGTGATATTTAACTTCCTTGCCATTCTGGAACTGCTGCAAATGAGAATGATTACCATTTTCATAGGAGAGGGGTTCAACAACTTTTGGATTGAAAAGCTTGAAGGCGAAGAAGTGGTAGTTCTGCCTGAAGAATAA
- the dxs gene encoding 1-deoxy-D-xylulose-5-phosphate synthase, giving the protein MLIQPGELLSTINYPSDVRKLDPSQLVQLADELRQFIVDNVSVYGGHFGASLGVVELTVALHYAFNTPSDQLVWDVGHQAYGHKILTGRKDVFHTNRFYGGISGFPKRKESEYDAFGVGHSSTSISAALGMAVASHYKKENQKQHIAVIGDGALTGGMAFEAMNHAGVANSNLLIVLNDNCMSIDPNVGALKDYLTDITTSHTYNKVKDEVWNILGKISKFGPNAQEIASKVENSVKGFLIKSSNLFESLNLRYFGPVDGHDVTHLAQIFNDLKDIPGPKILHCVTVKGKGFALAEKDQTKWHAPGKFDKLTGEIHKKVYDAPQPPKYQDVFGHTLVELAEKNEKIMGITPAMPSGSSMNIMMKAMPDRAFDVGIAEQHAVTFSAGLATQGLTPFCNIYSTFMQRAYDQVIHDVCLQNLPVVFCLDRAGFSGADGPTHHGAYDIAFMRCIPNMVVSSPMNEEELRNLMYTAQLQKEGAFTIRYPRGNGVMPNWKTPFKEIPIGQGRKLREGGDLAILTLGHIGNYATEACHMLEEDHVDAAHYDMRFVKPLDEAMLHEIFKSHKYVITVEDGCLQGGFGSAIIEFMADNGYTSKIVRLGIPDDVIEHGEQHELHHECGFDTQGIYEAAIKLLEPSGVLK; this is encoded by the coding sequence ATGCTGATACAGCCCGGCGAGCTTCTTTCCACTATCAATTATCCTTCTGACGTCAGAAAACTTGATCCGTCACAGCTAGTTCAGCTGGCAGATGAATTACGTCAATTCATTGTCGACAATGTGTCAGTATATGGTGGGCATTTTGGAGCCAGCCTTGGGGTTGTAGAACTAACCGTTGCTCTTCACTACGCTTTTAATACGCCAAGCGATCAGCTGGTCTGGGACGTGGGACATCAGGCATACGGGCATAAAATTCTCACTGGAAGAAAGGACGTATTCCACACCAACCGTTTTTATGGTGGGATATCTGGCTTCCCTAAAAGAAAGGAAAGTGAATATGACGCCTTTGGGGTAGGTCACTCTTCAACATCTATTTCTGCAGCGCTCGGTATGGCAGTGGCTTCCCACTACAAAAAAGAAAACCAGAAGCAACATATAGCAGTGATAGGCGACGGTGCCCTTACTGGTGGAATGGCCTTCGAAGCCATGAACCACGCCGGCGTAGCGAACAGCAACCTGCTGATAGTGCTGAACGACAATTGCATGTCGATAGACCCCAACGTGGGCGCTCTAAAGGATTACCTAACTGACATTACGACCTCCCACACCTACAACAAGGTGAAAGATGAGGTGTGGAACATCCTCGGAAAAATCAGCAAATTTGGGCCAAACGCCCAGGAAATTGCTTCCAAAGTCGAAAACAGCGTGAAGGGCTTTTTGATAAAGAGCAGTAACCTCTTTGAATCCCTCAACTTAAGATATTTTGGCCCGGTCGACGGCCACGACGTCACCCATCTGGCTCAGATTTTCAATGACCTGAAAGACATTCCCGGGCCCAAGATTCTGCATTGTGTTACGGTGAAAGGCAAGGGCTTCGCTTTGGCGGAAAAAGACCAAACAAAATGGCATGCACCGGGCAAGTTCGATAAGCTGACAGGAGAAATCCACAAGAAGGTTTACGATGCGCCTCAGCCACCTAAGTATCAGGATGTGTTTGGGCATACACTTGTTGAGCTGGCCGAAAAGAACGAAAAAATAATGGGGATCACGCCAGCGATGCCGTCTGGCTCCTCCATGAACATCATGATGAAAGCCATGCCAGACAGGGCTTTTGATGTAGGCATTGCCGAGCAGCATGCGGTAACTTTCTCGGCCGGCCTGGCCACGCAGGGGTTAACACCCTTCTGCAATATCTACAGCACATTTATGCAACGTGCTTACGACCAGGTGATCCACGACGTCTGCCTTCAAAATTTGCCGGTCGTTTTTTGCCTCGACAGGGCGGGCTTTTCAGGAGCCGATGGCCCAACGCACCATGGGGCTTACGATATCGCCTTCATGCGTTGCATTCCGAATATGGTCGTTTCGTCGCCAATGAACGAAGAGGAGCTGCGCAACCTGATGTACACTGCCCAGTTGCAAAAAGAAGGCGCATTCACCATCAGGTACCCAAGAGGCAACGGCGTAATGCCTAATTGGAAAACACCTTTCAAAGAAATACCTATCGGGCAAGGAAGAAAGCTTAGAGAAGGTGGTGACCTGGCTATACTAACCCTTGGGCACATTGGGAATTATGCCACTGAAGCATGCCATATGTTAGAAGAAGATCATGTGGATGCAGCCCATTACGATATGCGGTTTGTGAAGCCATTGGATGAAGCGATGCTGCATGAGATCTTCAAAAGTCACAAATACGTAATCACCGTTGAGGATGGCTGCTTGCAAGGCGGCTTTGGAAGTGCCATCATCGAGTTTATGGCCGACAACGGTTATACGTCCAAAATTGTGCGGCTCGGAATCCCTGACGATGTGATTGAGCACGGAGAGCAGCATGAATTGCACCACGAATGCGGCTTTGATACGCAGGGAATTTATGAGGCAGCCATCAAACTGCTTGAGCCGTCCGGCGTACTAAAATAA
- a CDS encoding alpha/beta fold hydrolase, with amino-acid sequence MALFVKKLPLEELPSSNESPVLLLHGFCEDHSIWENMLSAFPGRTIYLVDLPGFGRSNLELAHPLSIDWVAEVIYHQVIEPEQIEPIVVGHSLGGYVALALAEKYGNSLSGLCLFHSTVFADSPEKKATRNKVVDYVNKSGVESFTTEFVPGLFHSLFRRKNPGIVQQVVDLAAGTRLDTLTAYTAAMRDRPERSEVLKMFGQPKLIIAGEKDGAVPLEQSLLMKEMVRSDQFVLLEETAHMGMYEKPEACKAALGSLA; translated from the coding sequence ATGGCCCTATTTGTAAAGAAACTACCCCTCGAAGAGCTACCATCTTCTAATGAATCTCCCGTACTTTTGCTTCACGGGTTTTGCGAAGACCACAGCATCTGGGAAAACATGCTGTCGGCTTTTCCAGGCAGAACAATCTATCTCGTAGACCTTCCCGGGTTTGGGAGGAGCAATTTAGAGCTAGCCCACCCACTTTCCATCGATTGGGTGGCTGAGGTTATTTACCATCAGGTGATTGAACCTGAACAGATTGAACCAATTGTTGTCGGGCATTCACTGGGAGGCTATGTGGCGCTGGCCCTGGCAGAAAAATATGGGAATAGCCTGAGTGGCCTGTGTCTGTTTCACTCTACTGTCTTTGCTGATTCACCTGAAAAGAAGGCAACAAGAAACAAGGTGGTTGATTACGTCAACAAAAGCGGAGTAGAAAGCTTTACCACTGAATTTGTCCCTGGCCTTTTCCACAGCCTCTTCAGAAGAAAGAACCCGGGCATTGTGCAGCAAGTGGTTGACCTGGCAGCAGGAACCAGGCTTGATACCCTGACTGCCTACACTGCTGCCATGCGGGACAGGCCCGAAAGAAGCGAAGTGCTTAAAATGTTTGGCCAGCCAAAGCTCATCATTGCCGGTGAAAAAGACGGTGCCGTGCCATTAGAACAAAGTCTGCTGATGAAGGAAATGGTTAGGTCTGATCAGTTTGTGCTTTTGGAGGAGACAGCCCACATGGGCATGTATGAGAAGCCGGAAGCGTGCAAAGCGGCGCTGGGTTCGCTGGCGTAA
- a CDS encoding aldehyde dehydrogenase encodes MKKFANYIDGKLVPSTSKDYLDNYNPATGEVYSLLPDSCQEDVEEAVAAAKGAFPKWSGLSPEDRSQYLIKIAEAVEQSQAELALAETTDTGKPLWLSNAMDIPRAAANFRFFGHAITQFASESHLVDGVALNYTRRGPLGVVGCISPWNLPLYLFTWKVAPALAAGNTVVAKPSELTPHTASLLSEICIKAGLPPGVLNIVHGAGGKVGQSIVQHHEVKAVSFTGGTATGRKVALTAAETFKRTSLELGGKNPTIIFEDCDFDLAVESAVRSSFTNQGEICLCGSRIYVEEGIYEKFLGEFVKQVDALKVGDPLDGDVKVGALVSQHHQQKVLQYVALAKQEGGHILCGGDRQVVVGRCERGYFVQPTVIADLPNSCRTNQEEIFGPVVTVQSFKGADQAISLGNESSYGLAANIWTSDLKMAHNVSHKLHFGIVWVNTWLLRDLRTPFGGMKNSGLGREGGFESLRFFTEAQNICIKL; translated from the coding sequence GTGAAGAAGTTTGCCAACTATATCGACGGAAAGCTTGTGCCCTCAACGTCAAAGGATTATCTGGACAACTATAATCCGGCGACAGGCGAAGTCTACAGTTTGCTGCCCGACAGTTGCCAGGAAGACGTTGAGGAGGCAGTAGCCGCAGCAAAAGGAGCATTTCCGAAATGGTCTGGCCTCTCCCCTGAGGATCGGTCTCAGTACCTTATTAAAATTGCAGAAGCCGTGGAACAGTCCCAGGCCGAGCTTGCTCTTGCCGAAACAACCGACACGGGAAAGCCCCTTTGGCTTTCAAATGCCATGGATATTCCCAGGGCGGCTGCCAATTTTCGATTTTTTGGGCACGCTATTACCCAATTTGCTTCCGAGTCGCATCTGGTCGACGGTGTTGCACTGAATTATACCCGCCGTGGTCCTCTTGGCGTGGTTGGGTGCATTTCTCCCTGGAATCTGCCCCTATACCTCTTCACCTGGAAGGTAGCGCCGGCGTTAGCTGCCGGTAACACCGTGGTTGCTAAACCGTCGGAGCTCACTCCCCACACGGCCTCCCTGTTGTCAGAAATTTGTATAAAGGCCGGACTGCCTCCTGGCGTCCTGAATATAGTACACGGGGCCGGCGGCAAGGTTGGTCAGTCCATCGTCCAACACCACGAGGTCAAGGCCGTGTCGTTTACCGGAGGCACTGCTACAGGGAGAAAGGTTGCTCTTACAGCTGCCGAGACGTTTAAAAGAACATCCCTTGAGCTAGGGGGAAAGAACCCAACCATCATTTTTGAAGATTGTGATTTTGATTTGGCTGTTGAGAGCGCTGTTCGGTCATCCTTCACCAACCAGGGCGAAATATGCCTTTGCGGTTCGAGAATTTATGTCGAGGAAGGTATTTATGAGAAGTTTTTGGGTGAGTTTGTAAAACAGGTCGACGCTTTGAAAGTGGGCGACCCATTGGACGGTGACGTAAAAGTAGGCGCCCTTGTCTCTCAACATCATCAGCAGAAGGTGCTGCAGTATGTAGCGCTTGCGAAGCAGGAAGGTGGACACATTTTGTGTGGCGGCGACAGGCAAGTCGTTGTTGGCCGATGTGAGAGGGGATATTTTGTGCAACCTACAGTAATTGCTGACTTGCCAAACTCATGCAGGACAAACCAGGAGGAGATATTTGGGCCAGTAGTAACCGTTCAATCGTTTAAAGGGGCCGATCAGGCCATCAGCCTGGGCAACGAGTCATCATATGGTCTGGCGGCGAACATTTGGACGTCGGATCTGAAGATGGCACACAATGTTTCTCACAAGCTGCATTTTGGAATTGTCTGGGTCAATACCTGGCTTTTGAGGGACCTTCGCACCCCTTTTGGCGGGATGAAGAATTCTGGTTTGGGTAGAGAGGGTGGCTTCGAGTCGTTGCGGTTTTTTACCGAAGCCCAAAACATTTGCATCAAACTATAA